Proteins encoded in a region of the Streptococcus sanguinis genome:
- a CDS encoding flavin reductase family protein: MKRTFETRKLYFGFPVFFLGYKDDVHGYNISTSSSVYSLGSMMVIAMRTKGNAITEITKHQQFTVNVPEKDLTKESEIAGFNSRKDKFALTGLSYTIGETVDAPLVDQCPVSIECQVLDMVECGALTNVIARVTRRVVDEDLIDENDAFRSDRFSPISYMGDGDGRLYRYFSDESVKMGSIIKEIRKQEEK, encoded by the coding sequence ATGAAACGTACTTTTGAAACGAGAAAACTTTACTTCGGCTTTCCAGTCTTCTTTTTAGGCTATAAGGACGATGTGCACGGCTATAATATTTCGACTTCAAGCTCGGTTTATTCCTTGGGAAGTATGATGGTTATTGCCATGCGTACCAAGGGGAATGCCATTACAGAGATTACCAAGCACCAGCAATTCACAGTCAATGTCCCTGAGAAGGATTTGACTAAAGAGTCTGAAATTGCTGGTTTCAACAGCCGCAAGGACAAGTTTGCCCTGACCGGTCTTAGCTACACAATTGGCGAGACGGTGGATGCTCCGCTGGTAGACCAATGCCCTGTATCCATTGAGTGTCAGGTGCTGGATATGGTCGAATGCGGTGCATTGACCAATGTCATCGCCCGTGTCACTCGGCGCGTGGTGGATGAGGATTTGATTGATGAGAATGACGCTTTCCGCAGTGACCGCTTTTCTCCTATCAGCTACATGGGAGATGGCGATGGACGCCTTTACCGCTATTTCAGCGACGAGTCAGTCAAGATGGGCTCCATTATCAAAGAAATCCGCAAACAAGAAGAAAAATAA
- a CDS encoding ABC transporter ATP-binding protein, translating into MLECRHVFKKFNGKMVVKDCDFTVQKGEIIGLMGESGSGKSTLAKLLIGLEKPSQGEILLDGQPYSVKKSGVRILLVFQDSLHSVNPNFTVEQVLTEALPKDVAREEIEAILEDVGLDKSYLSQPARQLSGGQLQRICIARGLLLKPDILIFDEALSGLDPIVQGRLLRLLYDLWEKYQLTYLFISHDFKLSYALCHRILVMADGEIVDEIKDFELPIQAHHPVTKKLIGDKGHFS; encoded by the coding sequence ATGCTGGAATGTAGACATGTTTTTAAAAAATTCAATGGGAAAATGGTTGTCAAAGACTGTGATTTTACAGTTCAGAAGGGTGAAATTATCGGCCTGATGGGCGAGAGCGGCAGTGGCAAGAGCACGCTAGCTAAATTACTGATTGGCCTAGAAAAACCTAGCCAGGGTGAGATCCTGCTGGATGGCCAGCCCTACTCAGTCAAAAAGTCTGGCGTGAGAATTCTGCTGGTTTTTCAGGACTCGCTTCACTCAGTCAATCCGAACTTTACAGTCGAGCAGGTCTTGACAGAAGCGCTGCCAAAAGATGTCGCAAGGGAAGAGATAGAAGCTATTTTAGAAGACGTCGGTCTAGATAAAAGCTATCTGAGTCAGCCGGCGCGCCAGCTCAGCGGTGGCCAGCTTCAACGGATTTGCATCGCCCGTGGCCTGCTCTTAAAGCCAGATATTCTTATCTTTGATGAGGCTCTGAGCGGCCTGGATCCCATTGTTCAGGGAAGGTTGTTACGCCTCCTATATGATTTGTGGGAGAAATACCAGCTGACCTATCTTTTCATCTCGCATGACTTCAAGCTGAGCTACGCTCTCTGCCATCGGATTTTGGTCATGGCAGACGGGGAAATCGTTGACGAGATAAAGGACTTTGAGCTTCCTATCCAGGCTCATCACCCTGTGACAAAAAAATTGATAGGGGATAAGGGACATTTCAGTTGA
- a CDS encoding ABC transporter ATP-binding protein — protein sequence MEKIAVKKLTAQIEQKTILQDISFEVEAGQSLLIIGESGSGKTLLTKILIGQLPPSLSMQGEVHYGSMALERNSLKAWQKLRGSKVAYMTQNPMAMFNPFQTIQSHFWETLRSHSKISKEACIDKAIASMKEVRLGEPEELLKKYPFELSGGMLQRVMLAILLCLEPETIILDEPTSALDIHNREQIILILKEQLAKGKTLITVTHDYHLARELGGKMLVMYQGAIMEEGPVAKLLESPSQTYSQDLILGNPYERLVRQDAGM from the coding sequence ATGGAAAAAATAGCAGTAAAGAAACTGACAGCCCAGATTGAGCAAAAGACCATTCTGCAGGACATCAGCTTTGAAGTGGAGGCAGGGCAGTCGCTGCTCATTATCGGGGAGAGTGGTTCTGGTAAAACTCTCTTAACCAAGATATTGATTGGTCAGCTGCCTCCATCCTTGAGTATGCAAGGAGAAGTCCACTATGGTTCCATGGCTTTGGAGCGAAATTCTCTCAAAGCTTGGCAGAAGCTGCGAGGCAGTAAAGTAGCCTATATGACTCAAAATCCGATGGCTATGTTCAATCCCTTTCAGACCATTCAAAGCCATTTTTGGGAAACCCTGCGCAGTCATAGCAAGATTTCAAAAGAGGCCTGTATAGATAAGGCAATAGCTTCCATGAAAGAGGTGCGACTGGGAGAGCCGGAAGAACTGTTGAAGAAATATCCTTTTGAGCTCAGTGGCGGTATGCTGCAGCGGGTCATGTTGGCTATCTTGCTCTGCCTAGAGCCGGAGACCATCATTTTGGATGAGCCTACTTCGGCGCTGGATATCCACAATCGCGAGCAGATTATCCTCATCTTAAAGGAGCAGCTGGCTAAGGGAAAGACCCTCATCACAGTGACCCATGATTATCATTTGGCGCGAGAGCTAGGAGGCAAGATGCTTGTCATGTATCAGGGCGCTATCATGGAGGAAGGGCCAGTGGCCAAGCTCCTTGAGAGTCCTTCGCAGACCTATAGTCAAGACCTTATCTTAGGAAATCCATACGAACGGTTGGTGAGACAAGATGCTGGAATGTAG